The genome window agagctgatcgagacgtgtagccaatggcaccccacaccattacgccgggtgatacgccggcatggcgatgacgaatacacgcttccaatgtgcgttcactatgacgtcaccaaacatggatgcgattatcatgatgctgcaaacaaaacctggattcatccgaaaaaatgacgttttgccattcgtgcacccaggttcgtcgttgagtacaccatcgcaggcgctcctgtttgtgatgcagcgtcatgggtaaccgcagccatggtctccgagctgatagtccatgctgctgcaaacgtcgtcgaactgttcgagcagattgttgttgttttgcaaacgtccccatctgttgactcggggatcgagacgtggctgcacgatccgttacagccatgctgataagatgcctgtcatctcgactgctagtgatacgaggcctttgggatccagcatggcgttccatattaccctcctgaacccaccgattccatattctgctaacagtcattcgatctcggcCGACgccgcagcaatgtcgcgatacgataaaccgcaatcgtgataggctacaatccgacctttatcaaagtcggaaacgtgatggtacgcatttctcctccttaaacgaggcatcaaaacaacgtttcaccaggcaaccctggtcaactgctggttgtgtatgagaaatcggttggaaactttcctcatgtcagcacgttataggtgtcgcacaccggcaccaaccttgtatgaatgctctgaaaagctaattatttgcatatatcAGCATCttgttcctatcggttaaattacgcgtctgtagcacgtcatcttcgtgatgtagcaattttaatggccagtagtgtatgaacgtCACCTTATTCTGTTGATATGCTGTGGTGATATGTGcttgataaagaaaaaagaaattctaCGTTGATCGATAGCAAGTGAACTGAAAATTgtacagctcacaatgatatattttttttaaacacacactcTGCAACCAGATTCGCTGATTATTTTGGTTGGAATCATACAGGTGTTGAAGAAAGCTCGGTATGGGAAGAGACTCTGATTGTCAGCCTCCGGAGTGGCTGAACAGAGAATTCATCGCAGTCGCTCTGAAGCCAGAGTACAGTGGTAAATCCCCGAGGGTGGCTTCCATGACGGTGGAAGACGCCAACAAGACGCAGAGAGGCTATACGAGCAGGCTGTACAGAGTGACCGCGAAAGTGGAAGTAGCAGCAGAGGCGGAAGTTCACGCATGGCATTTGATAGTGAAGTGCTCCATTGAGACGGGGATCGTGTCGGAGGTCAGCAGGCTCCAGCAGCTGTTCCCCAGGGAGACGCTCATGCTGACCAGCCTGGTGCCTGCCGTGCACGAGGCGCTGCGCCGCCTGCGGGCTGAGGCCGTGGCTCCGCGCTGCCTCCTGGCTGCCAGCTCGCCCGTCGACGTGCTGGTGATGGAGGACCTGTCGGCCGCGGGCTACGGCCCCCCGCCAGCCGGCTTCCTGGACCTGGAGCACTGCCGCCTGGTGCTGGACAGGCTGGCGCAGTGGCACGCCGCCTCTTGCACGCTGGACCTGGCCCGCCCCGACTCCGGCGCCGACCCCCTGCTGCGGCGAGACCCCTTCTGGCAACCGCCTGTCGCCAGCCTGCTGCAGCCGTACCACAGGAAGCAGTTCCGCAGCATCGGGGTCGCGCTCGGGAACTTCCCTGACTGTTACAAGTATTCGAAGAAATACAAGACAGACTCCGAGGAATGGGTGGACAAAATCGTGCATGCGGTCACTCGAAGTTGTGCTCAGAGCGATTTCAAAGTCCTGGTACATGCCGATGTATGGAATAAGAATATAATGGTTAAGTACCGTGATGGAAAGCCTGTCGACTTACGGTTTGTCGACTTCCAGGTGAGTATTCACACTACACTATTATGAATTATCCAATGAGGGtacacactatctgatgaaaattACTGGGATACCTTCTAGTGGATATAGGGAGTGTCCACTCTTCACATTTATGACGGCTAGAACTGTGCTGTGGACACTTTGAGTTAGATGTCTGAACGTTTGCTAATAATAGCAGACCATTCTACCTCAAGAGACCAGGGGAGGTAATCACAAGAAAGCTTTTCGTCGACCACCCATCCCCTCTGCGACGGGGCGGTAAAAATAAAGAATAAGTGCGGTTGCGAATGTTCACACGAATTTTCACAttcaaatgttggttaaaaaatgttactgcaaatttttgctctcacgtaagtctcagaggatgatttccacacttggtgcattagtacacttccacacgcgcacatttgttatagtttttgaattaattattaactcagacatgagtacagtttatgctagggaacaagaattaggcgattattatactaaaatcatttttcacgacacagttcaatcattatttattggcgttgtccttttcttttacacaatgaaattagcactggtgagacggtttacaattttactttaataataatttgactccgagccccaaTAGCAATAATGtgggctgctataaacgaaaattgttcaaataattcgaacagaaccacaaatcccactgtcctctttgttctaacagttttgaagtgaaatcacagttcgccacatgttcacttacgacgatgtatacctcgtaaatcgtactcacacaaataatcgtagcactgccagttcaccaaatatatgcttgcacacttgcactattaaacaatactcctcgtcgaaataaatcggcgcgaaaaattcTTTCTTAAACGACCACACGGGCCACCCTCCGAAACGACTGACCAGCGAccgacccctggccaagatggccgctcacTTATATGGGCTCGGATGTCCAACCCCCTGGTTATTTAAGTGCCAGTCTCACCAGTTAAGATTACAAATTTTGACACATACATCCCTCAACAGAAATACGTTCACCATCGGAACCGTGCTAAAAAGTACGTCTCATTTACTATGTTACTTTAATTTCTAGAATTACTCTATcgtccgtaaatcaagttttaattttttgcaaaatttcgccacttagtgcaaatttgtttgttgacatctgtgccgTAAAGGTTTTAACATATAGCACCGTTTTCAGACGTAAGCtacagcgatctacacattgcgctgcacAAAATcttcatatttataataattaattaattattggcgctaaatgttaataataatttgcaaacaatgaaaacttttgcaagttaagtgtatagcataacttaactagtttaaaatacgtgtgatgccggCCAAAATATTATAttgtgccgttctttacgtcatgaatattctactgaattttataaacaattttccctcaaagtttgtttattgctctttacggacttaattatttatgaatcttaacatat of Schistocerca serialis cubense isolate TAMUIC-IGC-003099 chromosome 2, iqSchSeri2.2, whole genome shotgun sequence contains these proteins:
- the LOC126456132 gene encoding uncharacterized protein LOC126456132; this encodes MGRDSDCQPPEWLNREFIAVALKPEYSGKSPRVASMTVEDANKTQRGYTSRLYRVTAKVEVAAEAEVHAWHLIVKCSIETGIVSEVSRLQQLFPRETLMLTSLVPAVHEALRRLRAEAVAPRCLLAASSPVDVLVMEDLSAAGYGPPPAGFLDLEHCRLVLDRLAQWHAASCTLDLARPDSGADPLLRRDPFWQPPVASLLQPYHRKQFRSIGVALGNFPDCYKYSKKYKTDSEEWVDKIVHAVTRSCAQSDFKVLVHADVWNKNIMVKYRDGKPVDLRFVDFQVSHLASPARDLVFFLYGNASEQVHRRHLSDLLLEYHCALSAALRDLGLQRQADAYPLHKLLADMDSLAMLALYCVCYAPLSTATDQRGVAIMDGLGVTGDYSEALVKLYSDPTLISFWRFINPILESKGAL